One stretch of Clavibacter californiensis DNA includes these proteins:
- a CDS encoding aspartate/glutamate racemase family protein, with translation MRIAVVNCNTTESMTETAASRAHLAVGPGTEIVPVTPTWGVASAEGWYDSFLSAAAVLHALERLPPGIDGVVMAGFGEHGREGARELLDVPVVDITEASAHVAMMLGRRFGVVTTVRRAAGQIEDSLLTAGLLAHCAAIEDTGLGVLQLEDDPVATVDAFVAAGERAIARGAEVICLGCAGMAGLEEHVGARLPVPVVDGVAAAASLVELLVRQGLSTSRADSYARPLPKRRSWPAG, from the coding sequence ATGCGCATCGCCGTCGTGAACTGCAACACCACGGAGTCCATGACCGAGACCGCCGCATCCCGGGCCCATCTCGCCGTGGGTCCGGGGACGGAGATCGTCCCCGTGACGCCGACCTGGGGCGTCGCCTCTGCCGAGGGCTGGTACGACAGCTTCCTCAGCGCGGCCGCTGTGCTGCACGCGCTCGAGCGCCTGCCGCCAGGCATCGACGGCGTGGTGATGGCCGGCTTCGGCGAGCACGGCCGGGAGGGCGCCCGCGAGCTCCTCGACGTGCCCGTGGTCGACATCACGGAGGCGTCGGCGCACGTGGCGATGATGCTCGGCCGCCGCTTCGGCGTCGTGACCACGGTCCGCCGGGCCGCGGGCCAGATCGAGGACAGCCTCCTGACGGCCGGGCTGCTCGCCCACTGCGCCGCCATCGAGGACACCGGCCTGGGGGTCCTCCAGCTCGAGGACGACCCGGTCGCCACGGTGGACGCGTTCGTGGCCGCCGGGGAACGCGCCATCGCGCGCGGAGCGGAGGTCATCTGCCTCGGCTGCGCGGGGATGGCCGGGCTGGAGGAGCACGTCGGCGCGCGCCTCCCGGTGCCGGTCGTCGACGGCGTGGCCGCCGCGGCCTCCCTCGTGGAGCTGCTCGTGCGACAGGGGCTCAGCACGAGCCGGGCCGACAGCTACGCACGTCCGCTGCCCAAGCGACGGAGCTGGCCCGCGGGCTGA
- a CDS encoding oxidoreductase gives MTTWLITGCSTGLGRAFAVEALERGHDVVVTARDAADVQDLAERFPEHALALDLDVTDPAQVSLAVDEATARFGGVDVLVNNSGYGYRAAVEEGDDADVARLFDTQFHGSVRMIKAVLPGMRERRSGTIVNLSSIGAARTGAGSGYYGAVKAAIEQMTMALRTELEPLGIVATVVAPGSFRTDFSGRSLTQSATVIDDYAETAGKRRKENDTTDGTQPNDPALGAKVLVDAVEQGAPFYLLLGGDAVEIVTGALDDLRADVDAWADRSRSTAYDAS, from the coding sequence ATGACGACCTGGCTGATCACGGGATGCTCCACCGGACTCGGGCGCGCCTTCGCCGTCGAGGCTCTGGAGCGCGGGCACGACGTCGTCGTCACGGCGCGCGACGCCGCGGACGTGCAGGACCTCGCCGAGCGCTTCCCCGAGCACGCCCTCGCGCTCGACCTCGACGTCACCGACCCGGCGCAGGTGTCGCTCGCGGTCGACGAGGCCACGGCGCGATTCGGCGGCGTCGACGTGCTCGTCAACAACTCGGGCTACGGCTACCGCGCCGCCGTCGAGGAGGGCGACGACGCGGACGTCGCGCGCCTGTTCGACACCCAGTTCCACGGCAGCGTCCGCATGATCAAGGCGGTGCTGCCCGGCATGCGCGAGCGCCGCAGCGGCACCATCGTGAACCTCTCGTCCATCGGCGCCGCGCGCACGGGTGCCGGATCCGGCTACTACGGCGCAGTCAAGGCCGCCATCGAGCAGATGACCATGGCCCTGCGCACCGAGCTGGAGCCGCTCGGGATCGTCGCGACCGTGGTGGCGCCCGGGTCCTTCCGCACCGACTTCTCCGGCCGCTCGCTCACGCAGTCGGCCACCGTCATCGACGACTACGCCGAGACCGCCGGCAAGCGCCGCAAGGAGAACGACACCACCGACGGCACGCAGCCCAACGATCCCGCGCTCGGCGCGAAGGTGCTCGTGGACGCGGTCGAGCAGGGCGCTCCCTTCTACCTGCTGCTCGGCGGCGATGCCGTCGAGATCGTCACGGGGGCCCTCGACGACCTGCGCGCCGACGTCGACGCGTGGGCGGACCGCAGCCGGTCGACGGCGTACGACGCGAGCTAG
- a CDS encoding APC family permease, whose protein sequence is MSAPKLLRAPEQRRARAGITAWLLDGLPGASGSHPGPHAETVEKTHSWWRVMCLTGVDYFSTLGYQPAIAAVAAGLLSPLATLVLILLTLLGALPVYRRVARESPRGEGSIAMLERLLPWWGGKLFVLVLLGFAATDFLITITLSAADATAHAVENPFAPDWFQGNEVLLTLVLLAALAFVFLRGFREAISIAVVLVGVFLTLNAIVIVVSLFHVAGDLVVIDDWWAALTAQHGNPLVMVGIALIVFPKLALGLSGFETGVAVMPQVRGEDDADGVPRARIHGTKRLLTVAALIMSAFLITSSFVTTLLIPQAEFQDGGKASGRALAYLAHQFLGDGFGTLYDISTICILWFAGASAMAGLLNIVPRYLPRYGMAPHWAAAVRPLVLVFTAIAVIVTLVFQADVDAQAGAYATGVLVLITSASVAVTLSARKAGQRKRTIGFAVIATVFAYTTVVNVIERPDGVRIAALFILGILVVSIVSRVQRSFQLRATSLTMDERARAFVTEDAEDYGAVSIIAHEPDEPDEALTEEEQIAEYRRKASDERRDSGIPARAPVIFLEVTPGDSSEFEEDLVVRGIVRCGFRVLQVTSGNVPNTIAAVLLAVRDLTGVKPGVYFEWTEGSPVGNLLRFLVTGTGEVAPVTREVLRRAEPVRSRRPDVHVS, encoded by the coding sequence GTGAGCGCGCCGAAGCTGCTGCGCGCGCCCGAGCAGCGCCGCGCCCGCGCCGGGATCACCGCGTGGCTCCTCGACGGACTGCCCGGCGCGTCCGGCTCCCACCCCGGCCCGCATGCCGAGACCGTCGAGAAGACGCACTCGTGGTGGCGCGTCATGTGCCTCACGGGCGTCGACTACTTCTCCACCCTCGGCTACCAGCCGGCCATCGCGGCCGTCGCGGCGGGGCTGCTGTCGCCGCTCGCGACGCTCGTCCTCATCCTCCTGACGCTGCTCGGCGCGCTCCCCGTCTACCGGCGGGTGGCGCGCGAGAGCCCCCGCGGCGAGGGATCCATCGCCATGCTCGAACGCCTCCTCCCCTGGTGGGGCGGCAAGCTCTTCGTGCTCGTGCTGCTCGGGTTCGCGGCGACCGACTTCCTCATCACCATCACGCTGTCGGCGGCGGATGCGACCGCGCACGCCGTCGAGAACCCGTTCGCGCCGGACTGGTTCCAGGGCAACGAGGTGCTGCTGACGCTCGTGCTGCTGGCCGCGCTCGCGTTCGTGTTCCTGCGCGGGTTCAGGGAGGCGATCTCCATCGCGGTCGTGCTGGTGGGCGTCTTCCTCACGCTCAACGCCATCGTGATCGTCGTCTCCCTCTTCCACGTGGCCGGCGACCTCGTCGTCATCGACGACTGGTGGGCGGCGCTCACGGCGCAGCACGGCAACCCGCTCGTGATGGTGGGCATCGCGCTCATCGTGTTCCCGAAGCTCGCGCTCGGCCTCTCCGGGTTCGAGACGGGCGTCGCCGTGATGCCGCAGGTGCGCGGCGAGGACGACGCCGACGGGGTGCCGCGGGCGCGGATCCACGGCACGAAGCGCCTGCTCACGGTGGCCGCGCTCATCATGAGCGCGTTCCTCATCACGTCGAGCTTCGTGACGACCCTGCTGATCCCGCAGGCCGAGTTCCAGGACGGCGGCAAGGCCAGCGGCCGCGCGCTCGCGTACCTCGCGCACCAGTTCCTCGGCGACGGCTTCGGCACGCTCTACGACATCAGCACGATCTGCATCCTCTGGTTCGCGGGCGCCTCCGCGATGGCCGGGCTGCTCAACATCGTGCCGCGCTACCTGCCGCGCTACGGCATGGCGCCGCACTGGGCCGCGGCCGTGCGCCCGCTCGTGCTCGTCTTCACGGCCATCGCCGTGATCGTGACGCTCGTGTTCCAGGCCGACGTCGATGCGCAGGCCGGCGCCTACGCGACGGGCGTGCTCGTGCTCATCACCTCGGCGTCGGTCGCGGTGACGCTGTCGGCGAGGAAGGCCGGGCAGCGCAAGCGCACCATCGGCTTCGCGGTGATCGCGACGGTGTTCGCGTACACGACGGTCGTCAACGTGATCGAGCGGCCGGACGGCGTGCGGATCGCCGCGCTGTTCATCCTCGGGATCCTCGTGGTCTCGATCGTCAGCCGCGTGCAGCGCTCGTTCCAGCTCCGCGCGACCTCGCTCACGATGGACGAGCGGGCGCGCGCCTTCGTCACCGAGGACGCCGAGGACTACGGCGCGGTGAGCATCATCGCCCACGAGCCGGACGAGCCCGACGAGGCGCTGACCGAGGAGGAGCAGATCGCGGAGTACCGCCGCAAGGCGAGCGACGAGCGGCGCGACAGCGGGATCCCGGCCCGGGCCCCCGTGATCTTCCTCGAGGTGACCCCGGGCGACTCCTCGGAGTTCGAGGAGGACCTCGTGGTGCGCGGCATCGTGCGCTGCGGCTTCCGCGTGCTCCAGGTGACGAGCGGCAACGTCCCCAACACGATCGCCGCGGTGCTCCTCGCCGTGCGCGACCTCACGGGCGTGAAGCCCGGCGTCTACTTCGAGTGGACGGAGGGGTCGCCGGTCGGCAACCTCCTCCGCTTCCTCGTGACGGGCACCGGCGAGGTCGCCCCGGTCACGCGCGAGGTGCTGCGGCGGGCGGAGCCTGTGCGGTCGCGGCGGCCGGATGTGCATGTGAGCTGA
- a CDS encoding helix-turn-helix transcriptional regulator encodes MTLRFGRVGEEEGPPRRVEPHAIVARRARWYLVAWDLDRDDWRTFRLDRMLPRTPTGPRFAPRELPAADARTFLAARAKGSAAEDRWPCTGEVVVELLAREVAPWIGDGAMEGVSATSTRITVASWSRTGVLAARLRSAQEPPRA; translated from the coding sequence CTGACCCTCCGCTTCGGCCGCGTCGGCGAGGAGGAGGGGCCGCCCCGGCGCGTCGAGCCACACGCGATCGTCGCCCGGCGCGCGCGGTGGTACCTCGTGGCGTGGGACCTCGACCGCGACGACTGGCGCACCTTCCGGCTCGACCGGATGCTGCCGCGCACGCCCACCGGCCCGAGGTTCGCGCCGCGGGAGCTGCCCGCGGCGGACGCGCGGACGTTCCTCGCGGCCCGTGCGAAGGGATCCGCCGCGGAGGACCGCTGGCCCTGCACGGGCGAGGTTGTCGTCGAGCTGCTCGCCCGCGAGGTCGCCCCGTGGATCGGCGACGGCGCGATGGAGGGGGTGTCGGCGACGTCGACGCGGATCACCGTCGCCTCGTGGTCGCGGACCGGGGTCCTGGCCGCGCGGCTCCGCTCCGCGCAGGAGCCGCCGCGCGCCTGA
- a CDS encoding ornithine cyclodeaminase family protein, giving the protein MPLALSYDAIGPLLEDVDVLGVVERIFADLGSGAMEQPAPVALSGTDDGLILPMAARSDRLGLAAVKLMADLPGNAALGLPTQRSTILVSSLATGECVAVLDGALITRLRTAASSALATRLLARPESRVLGLIGAGPLAEEHVRAVCAATGLEEVVVWSRSAATVARFREGVDVPVAVAPDPRAVVEACDVLCTLTPSVNPLVRGAWLRPGMHVNAVGARPRPTHRELDAAAMTRGTLVVDGAETARAKSGDLLRAIAEGALDASADLRELGAVVVGAAPGRIRRDEITVFDSVGLGAQDLAVAAAVIDLARARGVGDDLRLAAGAVAAVGA; this is encoded by the coding sequence ATGCCGCTGGCGCTGTCCTACGACGCGATCGGCCCACTGCTCGAGGACGTCGACGTGCTCGGCGTCGTCGAGCGGATCTTCGCGGACCTCGGCTCCGGCGCGATGGAGCAGCCGGCTCCCGTCGCGCTCTCCGGGACGGACGACGGGCTCATCCTGCCGATGGCCGCGCGCTCGGACCGGCTCGGCCTGGCGGCGGTCAAGCTCATGGCCGACTTGCCCGGCAACGCCGCCCTCGGGTTGCCGACGCAGCGGTCGACGATCCTCGTGTCATCCCTCGCGACGGGCGAGTGCGTCGCCGTGCTGGACGGCGCGCTCATCACCCGGCTGCGCACCGCCGCCTCCTCCGCTCTCGCGACCCGCCTCCTCGCGCGGCCGGAGAGCCGCGTCCTCGGGCTGATCGGCGCCGGCCCGCTCGCCGAGGAGCACGTGCGCGCCGTGTGCGCCGCGACCGGCCTGGAGGAGGTGGTCGTCTGGTCCCGGTCGGCCGCGACCGTGGCCCGCTTCCGGGAGGGGGTCGACGTGCCCGTCGCCGTGGCCCCCGATCCCCGCGCCGTCGTCGAGGCCTGCGACGTGCTGTGCACGCTCACGCCGTCGGTGAATCCCCTCGTCCGCGGCGCATGGCTGCGACCCGGCATGCACGTCAACGCGGTCGGCGCCCGCCCGCGCCCCACCCACCGCGAGCTCGACGCGGCGGCGATGACGAGGGGCACGCTGGTGGTCGACGGCGCGGAGACCGCGCGTGCCAAGTCGGGCGATCTGCTGCGCGCCATCGCGGAGGGCGCCCTCGACGCGTCCGCCGACCTCCGCGAGCTCGGTGCCGTCGTCGTCGGTGCGGCGCCGGGCCGGATCCGGCGCGACGAGATCACGGTGTTCGACTCCGTGGGCCTCGGCGCGCAGGACCTCGCCGTCGCGGCGGCCGTGATCGACCTCGCCCGCGCGCGCGGCGTCGGGGACGACCTCCGTCTCGCGGCCGGCGCCGTCGCCGCGGTGGGTGCCTGA
- a CDS encoding GntR family transcriptional regulator, translated as MTLDTPEESLASQTYRTLRRQIILGRYPQGSRLVEASLAAELHVSRLPVREAVPRLANEGFVRMLPRRSTRVAEWSVADVVELFDVRLSLETLAARLAAQRVADGASLRPLLAAIDAEHRALDSEDWLEIAETSTVVHEAIVAVADSDLLSALMRAVTGRMTWLFYLTSERDQRQQSEEHHGLLDAIRAGNDRLAESIAFTHIEKGRAPSLAMIRSAPPSAPSAP; from the coding sequence ATGACCCTCGACACCCCCGAGGAGTCGCTGGCGAGCCAGACGTACCGCACCCTGCGTCGGCAGATCATCCTCGGCCGCTACCCGCAGGGGTCCCGACTCGTCGAGGCCAGCCTCGCCGCCGAGCTGCACGTCTCGCGCCTCCCCGTACGGGAGGCGGTGCCCCGGCTGGCGAACGAGGGCTTCGTCCGGATGCTCCCCCGTCGCTCCACCCGGGTCGCCGAATGGAGCGTCGCCGACGTCGTGGAGCTGTTCGACGTGCGCCTCAGCCTCGAGACGCTCGCCGCACGGCTCGCCGCGCAGCGCGTGGCGGACGGTGCCTCCCTGCGACCGCTCCTCGCCGCGATCGACGCCGAGCACCGCGCCCTCGACAGCGAGGACTGGCTCGAGATCGCCGAGACCTCCACCGTCGTGCACGAGGCGATCGTGGCGGTCGCGGACAGCGATCTGCTCTCCGCGCTCATGCGTGCCGTCACGGGGCGCATGACCTGGCTCTTCTACCTGACGAGCGAGCGGGACCAGCGACAGCAGTCCGAGGAGCACCACGGCCTCCTCGACGCCATCCGGGCCGGCAACGACCGCCTCGCCGAGTCCATCGCCTTCACGCACATCGAGAAGGGCCGGGCGCCGTCGCTCGCCATGATCCGATCCGCACCCCCGTCCGCCCCGTCTGCCCCGTAG
- a CDS encoding FAD-dependent oxidoreductase, whose product MARTTGRGRAAHHVVIGAGLAGAATAWQLASRGHEVTVLERDRPASMLGSSHGSARILRYAYDDPFYVRLMRDARVLWDRLERTTGAHLVTPTGSVDSGLVRRPAELARVLERVGIEHELMTAREAEERWPEMSFDSDVLFHPAAGVVDAETAVRTMLDLAVGHGAVVHEGWEVASVERVGAGFAVVSDDGRRVEGDSVIVGAGAWLPELLGGALPLPRAALDRIPPLRVRQEQVFHFAYMDGPPARAVPTSIHMDERMQVYALPGGRDVDGRGHKVAEFDGGRVIPSAAHQDGVVDPANRARVVDWVRRNLPGVEPVPYAEATCLFTSTPTEDFVIDRVDGITIVSPCSGHGAKFAPLIGSLAADAATGERVEPRFALAP is encoded by the coding sequence ATGGCGAGGACCACCGGGCGCGGGCGCGCAGCGCACCACGTGGTCATCGGCGCCGGGCTCGCCGGGGCGGCCACCGCGTGGCAGCTGGCCAGCCGCGGGCACGAGGTCACGGTGCTGGAGCGCGACCGGCCGGCGAGCATGCTCGGCAGCTCGCACGGATCCGCGCGCATCCTCCGCTACGCCTACGACGACCCCTTCTACGTGCGGCTGATGCGCGACGCCCGCGTGCTCTGGGATCGGCTCGAGCGCACCACGGGCGCGCACCTCGTGACCCCGACCGGATCCGTCGACTCCGGGCTGGTGCGCCGCCCCGCCGAGCTCGCGCGCGTGCTCGAGCGCGTCGGCATCGAGCACGAGCTGATGACCGCGCGCGAGGCCGAGGAGCGCTGGCCCGAGATGTCCTTCGACTCCGACGTGCTGTTCCACCCCGCCGCGGGCGTCGTCGACGCCGAGACCGCGGTGCGCACGATGCTCGACCTCGCCGTCGGGCATGGGGCCGTCGTGCACGAGGGCTGGGAGGTCGCGTCCGTCGAGCGGGTCGGCGCGGGCTTCGCCGTGGTCTCGGATGACGGTCGCCGCGTCGAGGGCGACAGCGTCATCGTGGGCGCAGGGGCGTGGCTTCCCGAGCTGCTCGGTGGCGCGCTGCCGCTGCCGCGTGCCGCGCTCGACCGCATCCCGCCGCTGCGCGTGCGGCAGGAGCAGGTGTTCCACTTCGCGTACATGGACGGGCCGCCCGCCCGTGCTGTGCCGACCTCCATCCACATGGACGAGCGCATGCAGGTCTACGCGCTGCCCGGCGGCCGCGACGTGGACGGCCGCGGCCACAAGGTCGCCGAGTTCGACGGCGGGCGCGTGATCCCGTCGGCCGCGCACCAGGACGGCGTCGTGGATCCGGCCAACCGCGCCCGCGTCGTCGACTGGGTGCGCCGGAACCTGCCGGGCGTCGAGCCCGTGCCGTACGCGGAGGCGACCTGCCTGTTCACGAGCACGCCCACCGAGGACTTCGTGATCGACCGGGTCGACGGGATCACGATCGTCTCGCCCTGCTCCGGCCACGGCGCCAAGTTCGCGCCGCTGATCGGCAGCCTCGCGGCGGATGCGGCGACCGGCGAGCGCGTCGAGCCGCGGTTCGCGCTCGCGCCCTGA
- a CDS encoding VOC family protein, with amino-acid sequence MTDPADHPHLLQTVLDAPDPRLLAEFYREPLGLRYRPGDEPEASGPDADWLVLVDDHGTRRLAFQEAPGMPAPSWPTGSPPQMLHLDLTVSSTAQLERHRGHAEELGATVLQDRSTDPDEPLYVLRDPAGHPFCVFVAPPGSV; translated from the coding sequence ATGACCGATCCCGCCGACCACCCGCACCTGCTGCAGACCGTCCTCGACGCGCCCGATCCCCGGCTCCTGGCCGAGTTCTACCGGGAGCCCCTGGGGCTCCGCTACCGGCCGGGCGACGAGCCCGAGGCGTCCGGGCCGGACGCGGACTGGCTGGTGCTGGTCGACGACCACGGCACGCGTCGGCTGGCCTTCCAGGAGGCGCCCGGCATGCCGGCGCCGAGCTGGCCCACCGGCTCGCCGCCGCAGATGCTGCACCTGGACCTCACCGTCAGCTCCACCGCGCAGCTCGAGCGGCACCGCGGACACGCCGAGGAGCTCGGCGCGACCGTGCTGCAGGACCGGTCGACGGATCCCGATGAGCCCCTCTACGTGCTGCGGGATCCGGCCGGGCACCCGTTCTGCGTGTTCGTCGCCCCGCCGGGCTCCGTCTAG
- a CDS encoding coiled-coil domain-containing protein: MPRPRIRPAKPSKPSKPGAPPPSVAARVAADPAQKEVLVEEALLLVGVALRIQMVNRIILRTLRERRPYDEESLIEALRGELAELIGEKRGEAERLRMARDRAALRDGKGRRPDDYREGDVPGLRLRAEIAEEIVARLGALSRDPEALREVLVIARDSALEQIVRARLAPQLLPGAFPEEGRDDRVDELRAELARLAADRERAAERAAPREPGRTRVRTGGRGRAQTV, encoded by the coding sequence ATGCCCCGGCCCCGCATCCGCCCCGCGAAGCCCTCCAAGCCCTCCAAGCCGGGCGCTCCTCCGCCGTCCGTGGCCGCCCGCGTCGCCGCGGATCCGGCGCAGAAGGAGGTGCTCGTCGAGGAGGCGCTGCTGCTCGTGGGCGTCGCGCTGCGGATCCAGATGGTCAACCGGATCATCCTGCGCACGCTCCGGGAGCGCCGCCCGTACGACGAGGAGTCGCTCATCGAGGCGCTCCGCGGCGAGCTGGCCGAGCTCATCGGCGAGAAGCGAGGCGAGGCCGAGCGGCTGCGCATGGCCCGCGACCGCGCGGCGCTGCGCGACGGCAAGGGACGCCGGCCCGACGACTACCGCGAGGGCGACGTGCCGGGGCTCCGGCTGCGCGCCGAGATCGCGGAGGAGATCGTCGCACGGCTCGGCGCCCTGTCGCGCGACCCTGAGGCGCTCCGCGAGGTGCTGGTCATCGCGCGCGACTCGGCGCTCGAGCAGATCGTGCGCGCGCGCCTCGCCCCGCAGCTGCTGCCGGGCGCGTTCCCCGAGGAGGGGCGCGACGACCGCGTCGACGAGCTGCGCGCCGAGCTGGCGCGGCTGGCGGCGGATCGGGAGCGGGCGGCCGAGCGCGCGGCACCGCGGGAGCCGGGCCGTACCCGCGTGCGCACCGGCGGCCGCGGGCGCGCGCAGACGGTCTGA
- a CDS encoding HAD family hydrolase, protein MPVFLDLDNTLVDRDAAFSSWAATAVVEWGGDESDVRWLVDADRSGYTPRRELAQVIQERLTPPCSTDAIVERLLYEPVDVIECYPGVVDELERMARAGVSLVVVTNGESEQQRMKLRRTGLDRVVAASVISGELGARKPDARIFDAARAAVPDDGFAWMVGDHVTADMAGARAAGLSTAWVSHDRPWPEMWTPDLAASRPDDVLSKVRDRVLRRGVPR, encoded by the coding sequence ATGCCCGTCTTCCTGGACCTCGACAACACCCTCGTCGACAGGGACGCAGCCTTCTCCTCGTGGGCTGCCACGGCGGTCGTCGAGTGGGGCGGCGATGAGAGCGACGTGCGATGGCTCGTCGACGCCGACAGGAGCGGGTACACGCCGCGACGGGAACTGGCGCAGGTGATCCAGGAGAGGCTCACCCCGCCCTGTTCGACGGACGCCATCGTGGAACGGCTGCTCTACGAGCCCGTGGACGTCATCGAGTGCTACCCGGGGGTGGTCGACGAGCTGGAGCGCATGGCCCGCGCCGGCGTCTCGCTCGTCGTGGTGACGAACGGCGAGTCCGAGCAGCAGCGCATGAAACTGCGACGCACCGGGCTCGACCGCGTGGTGGCCGCAAGCGTCATCTCCGGAGAGCTGGGTGCCAGGAAACCCGACGCGCGGATCTTCGACGCCGCCCGGGCCGCTGTACCCGACGACGGCTTCGCGTGGATGGTCGGCGACCATGTCACGGCCGACATGGCTGGCGCTCGCGCCGCGGGTCTCTCGACCGCCTGGGTGAGTCACGACAGGCCGTGGCCGGAGATGTGGACGCCCGACCTCGCGGCGAGCAGGCCGGACGACGTGTTGAGCAAAGTGCGGGACCGTGTGCTCCGGCGAGGCGTCCCCCGCTGA
- a CDS encoding acetylxylan esterase: protein MLIEPVDAARAHVSSHVDPEDFDAFWADTLAEAAQHDLDVRLAPVDTDLALVDVQDVTFAGSGGTDVRAWLRTPAGATGPLPTVVSYVGYGGGRGRAEETLIYAAAGFAHLQMDTRGQGSYWSAGDTADHGEAGPAIPGFMTRGIASRETYYYRRLFTDAVRAVDVARSLDVVDPSRIAVQGGSQGGGMAIAVAGLRDDVAAVSAYVPFLCDIERATHITDAYPYHEVVDYLKTHRGRGEDVHAVLRYFDGVAFSSRATAPARFSVGLMDATCPPSTVYGAFNSYAGEKEIVEWEYNGHDGGGIDDELGTLAFLRRTMG, encoded by the coding sequence ATGCTCATCGAACCCGTCGACGCCGCCCGCGCGCACGTCAGCAGCCACGTCGACCCCGAGGACTTCGACGCGTTCTGGGCCGACACCCTCGCCGAGGCCGCGCAGCACGACCTCGACGTCCGGCTCGCGCCGGTCGACACCGACCTCGCGCTCGTCGACGTGCAGGACGTGACCTTCGCGGGATCCGGCGGCACCGACGTGCGCGCCTGGCTCCGCACCCCCGCGGGCGCGACCGGCCCGCTGCCCACCGTCGTCTCGTACGTCGGCTACGGCGGCGGCCGTGGTCGCGCCGAGGAGACGCTGATCTACGCGGCCGCCGGCTTCGCCCACCTGCAGATGGACACCCGCGGCCAGGGCTCGTACTGGAGCGCGGGCGACACCGCCGACCACGGCGAGGCCGGACCCGCGATCCCCGGCTTCATGACCCGCGGCATCGCCTCCCGGGAGACCTACTACTACCGCCGCCTCTTCACCGACGCGGTGCGCGCGGTCGACGTGGCGCGGTCGCTCGACGTCGTGGATCCGTCGCGCATCGCCGTGCAGGGCGGCAGCCAGGGCGGCGGCATGGCCATCGCGGTCGCCGGCCTGCGCGACGACGTCGCCGCGGTCTCCGCGTACGTGCCGTTCCTCTGCGACATCGAGCGCGCCACGCACATCACCGACGCGTACCCGTACCACGAGGTCGTCGACTACCTGAAGACGCACCGGGGCCGCGGCGAGGACGTGCACGCCGTGCTGCGGTACTTCGACGGCGTCGCGTTCTCGAGCCGCGCGACCGCACCCGCCCGCTTCTCGGTCGGCCTCATGGACGCGACCTGCCCGCCCTCCACCGTCTACGGCGCCTTCAACTCCTACGCCGGCGAGAAGGAGATCGTCGAGTGGGAGTACAACGGCCACGACGGCGGCGGCATCGACGACGAGCTCGGCACGCTCGCGTTCCTGCGGCGCACGATGGGCTGA
- a CDS encoding GNAT family N-acetyltransferase: MSLEVARGRSGTDVRRILQDLPDWFGDPEAIEGYVAASESDDYDSLLATDGTSVIGVALVRRHFPEAAELHLIAVAPDARGRGVGRLLVEHAAGSLATSGCALLSVHTVGPSFEHEPYAQTREFYRRMGFLPLEEHTGLDWAGPTLILVRPLIQLP, translated from the coding sequence ATGAGCCTCGAAGTCGCACGCGGGCGAAGCGGCACCGACGTCCGCCGCATCCTGCAGGACCTGCCGGACTGGTTCGGCGACCCCGAAGCGATCGAGGGCTACGTGGCAGCCTCCGAGAGCGACGACTACGACAGCCTCCTGGCGACCGATGGCACGAGCGTCATCGGCGTCGCCCTCGTCCGCCGGCACTTCCCCGAGGCCGCGGAGCTGCACCTCATCGCGGTCGCGCCGGACGCACGGGGGCGAGGCGTCGGCCGGCTCCTCGTGGAGCACGCGGCCGGCTCTCTCGCGACGAGCGGATGCGCGCTCCTCTCGGTGCACACGGTCGGCCCGTCGTTCGAGCACGAGCCGTACGCGCAGACGCGCGAGTTCTACCGCCGAATGGGATTCCTGCCGCTCGAGGAGCACACGGGGCTGGACTGGGCAGGGCCGACCCTCATCCTCGTCCGCCCCCTCATCCAGCTCCCCTGA